The Hypanus sabinus isolate sHypSab1 chromosome 3, sHypSab1.hap1, whole genome shotgun sequence genome contains a region encoding:
- the LOC132391542 gene encoding uncharacterized protein LOC132391542, which translates to MEEEESENYEKVKEAILWTYKLVPEAYRQKFRNSKKGWNQTYTEFAYEKGVLLDRWCAAELVEEDFWCLRELILIEEFKGCVLDDIRMYLNEKPNKSISKFARFADEYALTHKTKFSLNKSYQRDRGNGRESPPSEAEIQPGARGKIKEEERQDGRRGPGLTCFNCGKVGHIASKCLAPRKETGKWKAAVPKGCVVVISKSMREPQVDRVLEGSEKCISEGTVSVREGDSPVPVRIWRDTGAELSLISSKVLDFGRKTGGVALRGIGKGTEAVPLHRIIINCELVSGPVEIEVQSEFPRTDVDILLSNDLAGGEVWSAMELPSQPVSVEDPPLDSKTYPACTITRSMSRKAAENETSLNPASIDLAEMFLPTLYQAELEGGKTENRKVKESKREDVDLPLARRKFIEARSKDEKQIRLLKGPGLDMDDLSGLAELFEEVENSKSVPDNEMRAVLDEKDATTLKKSAGLADEVVSAREVEFTPEGSCPESNWEDQGNLEFEPGTGIESLEEADVPFECVQDVDARGTEPNNGAQKKSEVFDSVEKECSPCGSDGLGSVKKGLTLVIVGSENSQLFVLEGVLNVSEEMKGGEVNIIIEGKGKSVVPKLNEENLKSVLVSEAVTRLQRQWLGNTMPATQLQVDLECKGAPHAIVIQECALKRQNLKWCLDKEGSLAEFKLKTHANNLLKIKELCGNSENGLSLEHIVDKITPMKGACKGLFHTSIQVNHVGVNWKRGEG; encoded by the coding sequence atggaggaggaagagtcagagaattatgagaaagtaaaggaggccattctttggACCTataaattggtacctgaggcctatagacaaaagttcagaaattcaaagaaagggtggaatcagacatatacagagtttgcctatgagaagggtgtgctcttggatcgttggtgtgcagcagaattGGTAGAAGAAGATTTttggtgtctcagggagttaattctgattgaggaatttaaaggttgtgttttggatgatatccggatgtatttgaatgagaagccgaataagtccatctccaaatttgctaggttcgcagatgaatatgccctaacccacaagacaaagttttccttgaataaaagttaccagagagaccgtgggaacggtagagaaagcccgccgtctgaggcagagattcagccgggagctagaggtaaaattaaggaggaggaaaggcaagacggcaggagaggtcctggcttgacctgttttaattgtggaaaggtgggtcatattgcatctaagtgccttgctccgaggaaggagacaggaaaatggaaagcagcagtccctaaaggatgtgttgtggtgatcagtaaatcgatgagagagccccaggtagacagagtactagaagggtctgagaaatgtatttcagaaggaaccgtgtctgtgagagagggagactcaccagttccagtacggatctggagagacacgggagctgagctgtcattgattagcagtaaggtactggattttggtcgcaagactggAGGGgtggctttgagaggcataggaaaagggacagaagcggtgcccttgcataggatcattataaattgtgagctggtatctggaccagttgaaatagagGTGCAatcagaatttccgagaactGATGTAGACATCCTTCTgagtaacgatttagctggtggtgaagtctggtcggccatggagctgccgagccagcctgtaagtgttgaggacccgcccctagattccaagaccTATCCTGCATgcacgatcactcgcagcatgtcgagaaaggcagctgagaacgagaccagtttaaatccggctagtatcgatttggccgagatgtttttaccgactctgtaccaagcggagttagagggtggtaaaacggagaataggaaagtgaaagagagtaagagagaggatgtagacctgcccttagccaggaggaaatttatagaggcacggagtaaagatgagaaacagataaggctgttaaaaggtccagggttggacatggatgatctgtctggtttggcagaactgtttgaagaagttgaaaattctaaaagtgttcccgataatgaaatgagggcagtcctagatgaaaaggatgccactactttgaagaagtctgctgggttggcagatgaggttgtttcagcccgcgaggttgagtttactccggaagggagttgcccagagagtaactgggaggatcaggggaatttagaatttgaaccgggtacgggtattgaaagcttggaagaggcagatgtcccatttgagtgtgtccaagatgtggatgcacgtggtactgaacctaataatggagctcagaaaaagtctgaggtatttgattcagtcgaaaaggaatgcagtccttgtgggtcagatggacttggttcagtgaagaaagggttaaccttggtaatagtgggaagtgagaattcccagttgtttgtgctcgaaggtgtgttaaacgttagtgaggagatgaaaggtggtgaggtgaatattattattgaaggaaaagggaaaagtgtagttcctaaattgaatgaagaaaatttaaagtctgtattggtgtcagaagcagtaaccaggctacagagacaatggcttggtaacacgaTGCCTGCgactcaattacaggttgatttggaatgtaaaggtgccccacacgctattgttattcaagagtgtgcttTGAAGAGGCAAAATTTGAAAtggtgtttggacaaagaggggtCACTtgcagagtttaaactgaaaactcaTGCTAACAACTtacttaaaattaaagaattgtgtggaaattcggaaaatggtctaagtttggaacacattgttgataaaataactcctatgaaaggagcatgcaaaggcctattccacactagtatacaagttaaccacgtgggagttaactggaaaaggggcgagggttga